CTTCCTGGCTGACTGCTTCGGCGAAGCCCTCCAGACCGAACTTCGCGGCGTGATACATCGAGCCTCCGGGGAACGCGGCACGTCCGCCGACGCTGCTGACATGGATGAACGTACCGCACTGTTTCGCGCGCAATGCGCCGAGAAACGCGCGCGTGACGTGGATAGGCGCCAGCAGGTTCAGCGCAATCTGTTGCTCGATATCGGCGTCACTCATTTCCTCCATCGCACCGAAAACCGCGCCGCCCGCGTTGTTGACCACGACGTCGACATCGGGATGACGTGCTGCGACCGCCTGAACCTGCTCGCGATCAGTCACGTCCACCGACTCCACTTCGAGCAGGTCCGCATATGCCTGCTTAAGTGTCCGCATTCCTTCAATACGACGCACCGCCGCGACCACTCGATGCCCTTGCGCCAGCGCTTTTTCCGTGAGTGCGAGCCCCAGACCGCCGGAGGCTCCCGTGATGAACCACTTCTGACTGGACATGATGTCTTTCTCCATTTGCAAACCAGGTTAGCACATATTAATGAGCGCCCAATCACTCATTAATTGCGTAAAAAAATTACATCGTGATTGCGCGCCACAGGACGCGAAAGCCGAGCTTCCTTTGAGTTGCGGCGTCCTTGGGATGCCGTTCGATATGCTCAATCGTCGTGTCGGCGATGTGCTCGATCAACGACGAGAGAAAGCTGATTGGCGCATCGACCAGGACGCCGTCGCGCACGCCATCCTGCATCATCTGGGCGACGGCCAGAAATCGCTCGATGCCCTGTGATCGTGTGTCGTCCGATATCTGCCCCGAACCCGCAAGCCGGGCAACAGCGAACCGTGCAGACGGATTGGCCAGTCCCCAGTTCACATAACGCTCGAAGACGTGCTGCATGCGCTGCATGTAGTCCGCTCCCGTGGGATAGCCAGGCATCACAGCGTCGGCCAGGCCGCGCTTGAGGTGCAGATACAGTTCCTGGAACAATGCCTCCTTGCTCTCGAAGTACGTAAACAGCGTGCCCTCCGCGACGCCGGCGCCCCGCGCGATGCTCGCCGTGGAGGCCTGCACGCCCATCTCAGCGACGGCCTGCGCCGCGGATTTCAACAGGGCACTACGTTTTTCGGGACTCAAGGGACGGGCCATGCACTACCTTAAATGACTGATTACTTGCTCAACTATAATCGTCTTTTTCAAGACACGCAATCGAAAGTGACCTTTCTTTCGAAATCGAAGATCGATACGGGTGCGCCGCGCGATTCTGCCCAAGCAGGCTGAACCCGCTCGATCAATGCGCCCGCACGATGTGCGGGCGCCAGGCACATGATCAGATTGAACAACCGTGTTAGAAGCGCGTACGCAAGCCAACAGTCGCCGCCACCTGATTGCCCGTCGTAGCCTGCGCCAGGCCGTTGATGAACGCACCTTCGAACGCGGAACCAGTCGCACCGTAAGCGTGTTGATAGACGCCTTCAACATAGACATCCGTGCGTTTGCTGAAGGCGTAGTCGGCCATCAGCGTCACTTGATGCCACTTCGGGTCACCCGAACCGGTGCTTCCGTCAAACGCACCTTGGGTGAACGTATAGGCACCTGCCAGCGAAATTGCCGGGGTCACGGCATAGTGAACATTGACTTCATAGTTGTCGAAATGAAGCGAATCAAACGACTGGGCGATCACAGAGTTCGCGCCCGGCTGCGTGTTGTCGAACAGGGTATGCGTCCACAACAAGCCGACAGACGCCGGCCCGATCGTGTAGTTGCCGCCAACCCCCATCACGCGCTGGCGTGAAGCGGGGAAATTGACGAAGTCGTTGTTCGACACCGCTCCCGTTCCCGAAAGCGAACCGTTATTCAGTTGAAGGTAAGCAGCCGCCAGATTGATAGGGCCAACGTTGTACGTCACACCGAA
The Paraburkholderia terrae genome window above contains:
- a CDS encoding SDR family NAD(P)-dependent oxidoreductase, producing the protein MSSQKWFITGASGGLGLALTEKALAQGHRVVAAVRRIEGMRTLKQAYADLLEVESVDVTDREQVQAVAARHPDVDVVVNNAGGAVFGAMEEMSDADIEQQIALNLLAPIHVTRAFLGALRAKQCGTFIHVSSVGGRAAFPGGSMYHAAKFGLEGFAEAVSQEVAGFGIKTIIIEPGSIKTGFVANIRWTPQLEHYKDSTVATLRRWIEENGEADASGDPVRMAEAIYTISQMPEPPLRTVLGGDAYAVLEAGYTRSLAALQAQKDLAASVMFEGKSGFMPE
- a CDS encoding TetR/AcrR family transcriptional regulator, with amino-acid sequence MARPLSPEKRSALLKSAAQAVAEMGVQASTASIARGAGVAEGTLFTYFESKEALFQELYLHLKRGLADAVMPGYPTGADYMQRMQHVFERYVNWGLANPSARFAVARLAGSGQISDDTRSQGIERFLAVAQMMQDGVRDGVLVDAPISFLSSLIEHIADTTIEHIERHPKDAATQRKLGFRVLWRAITM
- a CDS encoding porin; this translates as MKKKIIGAAVLSVIAVGVHAQSSVTFYGLIDTGIVYTNNQGGSSVVQEQSSMLSNEVWGLRGSEDLGGGLRTIFRLENGFNIQNGKTTYAGTMFGRQAFVGLQNDLYGTLTFGRQYDSVVDDLGPIALANNGDGNNLAAHPFDNDNVDDSFYINNSVKYVSPTYRGLQAEALYGFSNAAGGFANNRAYSFGVTYNVGPINLAAAYLQLNNGSLSGTGAVSNNDFVNFPASRQRVMGVGGNYTIGPASVGLLWTHTLFDNTQPGANSVIAQSFDSLHFDNYEVNVHYAVTPAISLAGAYTFTQGAFDGSTGSGDPKWHQVTLMADYAFSKRTDVYVEGVYQHAYGATGSAFEGAFINGLAQATTGNQVAATVGLRTRF